The Sesamum indicum cultivar Zhongzhi No. 13 linkage group LG2, S_indicum_v1.0, whole genome shotgun sequence genome contains a region encoding:
- the LOC105155884 gene encoding glutamate receptor 2.9-like isoform X1, with protein MTNAMTNIIKAAASFFLSHILFLFFFFHLHCQSAQNNSEQIIPSYINIGIIEDPNSPLDAMTSSCMEMAISDFYSAHPNYTTRLRTRTRRAESLLDADFAVLELLKQEQVHGVIGPQHSTEEKFITELGQKVHVPIISFTARISALPDIENHYFVRTAIDDAVQTRALAAICKGFQWAKVVILYEETDYGSRFISHLKRALQDVEIGQVLHPVAVPGSAKKSHLLKELSMLNKTQTGVFLVHMNPSLGFRLFTLAKMSGMMSKGYAWIITDSISNFLNSMDSVTRDSMEGVVGIRPYVLHLKKFQERWTRNSMVQNKNRGQVMDLNAYGLWAYDTITALAFAVEKIGPVNSSLLYTKLAKNGTKHGPLRISSFGPRLLRELSTTKFRGLSGHFELVDGKLKASAFEIFNVIGTGERRVGFWTPDGGIRRQFISSSDHDKAKTYSTSTAELKNIVWPGDSTTQPKSWSILPTRILRIGVPCKPGFKEFVNVTDIDPATNRTYNPTGFAIDIFNAMLKYLPFEIKYHFYYYNDTSKSEWTYDDMLHGIPRKDFDMVVGDTTIWAPRASYVDFSLPYSESGVVLLVKNKKVFDMWIFTKPLRWDLWLAIGLSCIFMGIVIWILERPAANNPITPGEESVVMPETEQPGMTYLAPITVLAFPERNMVTNKWSLLVLVCWLFMAFILMQSFTANLSAILTVDQLKFAFSEDFFLGYHEASFMKKFLIETLNIKESRLRGYSSVEGFHDAMCRGSKNGGIDAIFDEIPYMKLLMNRYDSQYKTVGPTYRTDGLGFAFPLNSPLTAYFSRAILNVTQSSEMTTIEQKNFGPGYSSQDPLSSTISQGTSSLNFKQFSGLFIIVASVTIFALICSQMPTLSKLTNITKQLVNKYCCRTTTAGINVERKMAPNSDQDDADATCIEVVEIPWSNEADVVQDVEREIKGGTSSTDK; from the exons ATGACAAATGCCATGACAAACATAATCAAAGCTGctgcttctttctttctttctcatattcTTTTCCTGTTCTTCTTTTTCCATCTCCATTGCCAATCAGCTCAAAATAATTCAGAACAAATAATACCATCTTACATCAACATTGGAATAATTGAAGACCCGAATTCACCCCTTGACGCCATGACGAGCTCCTGCATGGAGATGGCGATTTCAGATTTTTATTCAGCACATCCAAACTATACAACGAGGTTGCGAACGCGTACTAGGCGTGCCGAAAGCCTCCTTGATGCTGATTTTGCag TTCTGGAGCTACTGAAGCAGGAACAAGTGCACGGGGTTATTGGTCCTCAACACTCAACTGaagaaaaatttatcacaGAACTCGGACAAAAAGTTCATGTGCCGATTATTTCATTCACAGCAAGAATCTCGGCTCTTCCCGATATAGAGAACCACTACTTTGTTAGGACAGCTATCGATGATGCTGTTCAAACACGGGCTCTAGCAGCCATTTGTAAAGGATTTCAGTGGGCAAAAGTTGTGATTTTATATGAAGAGACAGATTATGGCTCTCGGTTTATTTCACATCTCAAAAGGGCTTTGCAAGATGTTGAAATTGGACAAGTACTCCATCCGGTTGCCGTTCCGGGTTCAGCCAAGAAAAGTCATCTTCTCAAAGAACTTAGCATGTTGAACAAAACGCAAACTGGGGTTTTCTTGGTGCACATGAATCCTTCACTTGGTTTTCGGTTATTCACTCTCGCCAAAATGTCGGGGATGATGAGTAAAGGATATGCCTGGATAATCACGGACAGTATATCCAACTTTTTGAATTCCATGGATTCTGTCACTCGTGATTCGATGGAAGGAGTTGTGGGGATAAGGCCTTATGTACTTCACCTTAAAAAGTTCCAAGAAAGGTGGACAAGAAATTCTATGGTTCAAAACAAGAATAGAGGTCAAGTTATGGATTTAAATGCTTACGGGTTGTGGGCATACGATACAATAACTGCATTAGCATTCGCGGTAGAGAAGATTGGGCCTGTGAATTCTAGCTTGTTGTACACAAAACTAGCGAAGAACGGAACTAAGCATGGCCCCTTGAGAATCTCATCTTTTGGTCCTCGACTTCTTAGAGAATTGTCGACCACAAAATTTAGAGGCTTGAGTGGACACTTTGAACTCGTCGATGGGAAGTTGAAGGCCTCAGCATTCGAGATATTCAATGTAATTGGAACGGGAGAAAGAAGGGTCGGATTTTGGACTCCTGATGGGGGAATAAGAAGACAATTCATAAGTTCATCTGATCATGATAAAGCAAAGACATACTCAACTTCAACTGCAGAACTAAAGAACATTGTCTGGCCAGGCGATTCGACCACACAACCAAAGAGTTGGTCTATTCTTCCAACAAGAATCCTGAGAATTGGAGTTCCCTGTAAACCTGGATTCAAGGAATTTGTCAATGTAACAGATATTGATCCAGCAACCAACCGTACATATAATCCAACTGGATTtgcaatagatatattcaacGCTATGTTGAAGTATCTGCCCTTCGAAATCAAATATCACTTCTACTATTATAATGACACAAGTAAGAGTGAGTGGACTTATGACGATATGCTTCATGGGATACCTCGG AAGGATTTTGACATGGTAGTTGGGGATACGACCATTTGGGCTCCACGAGCTTCATATGTTGATTTTTCGCTACCGTATTCTGAATCAGGAGTCGTTCTATtggtaaaaaataagaagGTATTTGACATGTGGATTTTCACTAAGCCGTTGAGGTGGGATCTCTGGCTAGCAATCGGTCTCTCCTGTATATTCATGGGGATAGTTATTTGGATTCTGGAACGTCCGGCAGCTAATAATCCTATAACCCCTGGTGAAGAATCAGTGGTCATGCCAGAAACTGAGCAACCCGGAATGACTTATTTGGCACCTATTACAGTTCTTGCTTTCCCTGAAA ggAATATGGTCACAAATAAGTGGTCATTGCTCGTGTTAGTGTGCTGGTTGTTCATGGCGTTCATACTAATGCAGAGCTTCACCGCAAACTTATCGGCAATTCTTACAGTCGATCAACTAAAATTTGCATTCTCCGAGGATTTCTTTTTGGGGTACCACGAGGCTTCCTTCATGAAAAAGTTTTTGATAGAGACTCTCAATATTAAGGAATCAAGGCTGAGGGGCTACTCATCTGTCGAAGGATTCCACGATGCGATGTGTAGAGGAAGCAAGAACGGCGGCATCGATGCCATATTTGATGAGATTCCTTACATGAAGCTTTTAATGAATCGATATGATTCACAATACAAAACGGTCGGCCCAACTTACAGAACAGATGGTCTTGGTTTT GCATTCCCACTTAACTCTCCCTTGACTGCATATTTCTCAAGAGCAATCTTGAATGTTACTCAAAGTTCAGAGATGACAACCATCGAACAGAAAAACTTTGGACCTGGATACTCTTCCCAGGATCCGCTCTCTTCAACAATATCGCAAGGGACGTCCAGCCTTAACTTCAAGCAATTTTCAGGCCTCTTCATTATTGTAGCATCAGTCACGATATTTGCTTTGATTTGCTCGCAGATGCCAACTTTAAGTAAATTGACTAATATTACAAAACAATTAGTGAACAAGTACTGTTGTAGGACTACAACGGCAGGGATTAACGTTGAGAGGAAGATGGCACCAAACAGTGATCAGGATGATGCCGATGCCACATGCATTGAAGTTGTTGAGATACCTTGGAGTAATGAGGCCGATGTTGTTCAagatgtagagagagagatcaaAGGAGGAACGTCGTCTACCGATAAATAG
- the LOC105155884 gene encoding glutamate receptor 2.9-like isoform X2: MTNAMTNIIKAAASFFLSHILFLFFFFHLHCQSAQNNSEQIIPSYINIGIIEDPNSPLDAMTSSCMEMAISDFYSAHPNYTTRLRTRTRRAESLLDADFAVLELLKQEQVHGVIGPQHSTEEKFITELGQKVHVPIISFTARISALPDIENHYFVRTAIDDAVQTRALAAICKGFQWAKVVILYEETDYGSRFISHLKRALQDVEIGQVLHPVAVPGSAKKSHLLKELSMLNKTQTGVFLVHMNPSLGFRLFTLAKMSGMMSKGYAWIITDSISNFLNSMDSVTRDSMEGVVGIRPYVLHLKKFQERWTRNSMVQNKNRGQVMDLNAYGLWAYDTITALAFAVEKIGPVNSSLLYTKLAKNGTKHGPLRISSFGPRLLRELSTTKFRGLSGHFELVDGKLKASAFEIFNVIGTGERRVGFWTPDGGIRRQFISSSDHDKAKTYSTSTAELKNIVWPGDSTTQPKSWSILPTRILRIGVPCKPGFKEFVNVTDIDPATNRTYNPTGFAIDIFNAMLKYLPFEIKYHFYYYNDTSKSEWTYDDMLHGIPRDFDMVVGDTTIWAPRASYVDFSLPYSESGVVLLVKNKKVFDMWIFTKPLRWDLWLAIGLSCIFMGIVIWILERPAANNPITPGEESVVMPETEQPGMTYLAPITVLAFPERNMVTNKWSLLVLVCWLFMAFILMQSFTANLSAILTVDQLKFAFSEDFFLGYHEASFMKKFLIETLNIKESRLRGYSSVEGFHDAMCRGSKNGGIDAIFDEIPYMKLLMNRYDSQYKTVGPTYRTDGLGFAFPLNSPLTAYFSRAILNVTQSSEMTTIEQKNFGPGYSSQDPLSSTISQGTSSLNFKQFSGLFIIVASVTIFALICSQMPTLSKLTNITKQLVNKYCCRTTTAGINVERKMAPNSDQDDADATCIEVVEIPWSNEADVVQDVEREIKGGTSSTDK, from the exons ATGACAAATGCCATGACAAACATAATCAAAGCTGctgcttctttctttctttctcatattcTTTTCCTGTTCTTCTTTTTCCATCTCCATTGCCAATCAGCTCAAAATAATTCAGAACAAATAATACCATCTTACATCAACATTGGAATAATTGAAGACCCGAATTCACCCCTTGACGCCATGACGAGCTCCTGCATGGAGATGGCGATTTCAGATTTTTATTCAGCACATCCAAACTATACAACGAGGTTGCGAACGCGTACTAGGCGTGCCGAAAGCCTCCTTGATGCTGATTTTGCag TTCTGGAGCTACTGAAGCAGGAACAAGTGCACGGGGTTATTGGTCCTCAACACTCAACTGaagaaaaatttatcacaGAACTCGGACAAAAAGTTCATGTGCCGATTATTTCATTCACAGCAAGAATCTCGGCTCTTCCCGATATAGAGAACCACTACTTTGTTAGGACAGCTATCGATGATGCTGTTCAAACACGGGCTCTAGCAGCCATTTGTAAAGGATTTCAGTGGGCAAAAGTTGTGATTTTATATGAAGAGACAGATTATGGCTCTCGGTTTATTTCACATCTCAAAAGGGCTTTGCAAGATGTTGAAATTGGACAAGTACTCCATCCGGTTGCCGTTCCGGGTTCAGCCAAGAAAAGTCATCTTCTCAAAGAACTTAGCATGTTGAACAAAACGCAAACTGGGGTTTTCTTGGTGCACATGAATCCTTCACTTGGTTTTCGGTTATTCACTCTCGCCAAAATGTCGGGGATGATGAGTAAAGGATATGCCTGGATAATCACGGACAGTATATCCAACTTTTTGAATTCCATGGATTCTGTCACTCGTGATTCGATGGAAGGAGTTGTGGGGATAAGGCCTTATGTACTTCACCTTAAAAAGTTCCAAGAAAGGTGGACAAGAAATTCTATGGTTCAAAACAAGAATAGAGGTCAAGTTATGGATTTAAATGCTTACGGGTTGTGGGCATACGATACAATAACTGCATTAGCATTCGCGGTAGAGAAGATTGGGCCTGTGAATTCTAGCTTGTTGTACACAAAACTAGCGAAGAACGGAACTAAGCATGGCCCCTTGAGAATCTCATCTTTTGGTCCTCGACTTCTTAGAGAATTGTCGACCACAAAATTTAGAGGCTTGAGTGGACACTTTGAACTCGTCGATGGGAAGTTGAAGGCCTCAGCATTCGAGATATTCAATGTAATTGGAACGGGAGAAAGAAGGGTCGGATTTTGGACTCCTGATGGGGGAATAAGAAGACAATTCATAAGTTCATCTGATCATGATAAAGCAAAGACATACTCAACTTCAACTGCAGAACTAAAGAACATTGTCTGGCCAGGCGATTCGACCACACAACCAAAGAGTTGGTCTATTCTTCCAACAAGAATCCTGAGAATTGGAGTTCCCTGTAAACCTGGATTCAAGGAATTTGTCAATGTAACAGATATTGATCCAGCAACCAACCGTACATATAATCCAACTGGATTtgcaatagatatattcaacGCTATGTTGAAGTATCTGCCCTTCGAAATCAAATATCACTTCTACTATTATAATGACACAAGTAAGAGTGAGTGGACTTATGACGATATGCTTCATGGGATACCTCGG GATTTTGACATGGTAGTTGGGGATACGACCATTTGGGCTCCACGAGCTTCATATGTTGATTTTTCGCTACCGTATTCTGAATCAGGAGTCGTTCTATtggtaaaaaataagaagGTATTTGACATGTGGATTTTCACTAAGCCGTTGAGGTGGGATCTCTGGCTAGCAATCGGTCTCTCCTGTATATTCATGGGGATAGTTATTTGGATTCTGGAACGTCCGGCAGCTAATAATCCTATAACCCCTGGTGAAGAATCAGTGGTCATGCCAGAAACTGAGCAACCCGGAATGACTTATTTGGCACCTATTACAGTTCTTGCTTTCCCTGAAA ggAATATGGTCACAAATAAGTGGTCATTGCTCGTGTTAGTGTGCTGGTTGTTCATGGCGTTCATACTAATGCAGAGCTTCACCGCAAACTTATCGGCAATTCTTACAGTCGATCAACTAAAATTTGCATTCTCCGAGGATTTCTTTTTGGGGTACCACGAGGCTTCCTTCATGAAAAAGTTTTTGATAGAGACTCTCAATATTAAGGAATCAAGGCTGAGGGGCTACTCATCTGTCGAAGGATTCCACGATGCGATGTGTAGAGGAAGCAAGAACGGCGGCATCGATGCCATATTTGATGAGATTCCTTACATGAAGCTTTTAATGAATCGATATGATTCACAATACAAAACGGTCGGCCCAACTTACAGAACAGATGGTCTTGGTTTT GCATTCCCACTTAACTCTCCCTTGACTGCATATTTCTCAAGAGCAATCTTGAATGTTACTCAAAGTTCAGAGATGACAACCATCGAACAGAAAAACTTTGGACCTGGATACTCTTCCCAGGATCCGCTCTCTTCAACAATATCGCAAGGGACGTCCAGCCTTAACTTCAAGCAATTTTCAGGCCTCTTCATTATTGTAGCATCAGTCACGATATTTGCTTTGATTTGCTCGCAGATGCCAACTTTAAGTAAATTGACTAATATTACAAAACAATTAGTGAACAAGTACTGTTGTAGGACTACAACGGCAGGGATTAACGTTGAGAGGAAGATGGCACCAAACAGTGATCAGGATGATGCCGATGCCACATGCATTGAAGTTGTTGAGATACCTTGGAGTAATGAGGCCGATGTTGTTCAagatgtagagagagagatcaaAGGAGGAACGTCGTCTACCGATAAATAG